A window of the Cicer arietinum cultivar CDC Frontier isolate Library 1 chromosome 6, Cicar.CDCFrontier_v2.0, whole genome shotgun sequence genome harbors these coding sequences:
- the LOC101510284 gene encoding putative clathrin assembly protein At2g01600 — MGTLQSWRRAYGAIKDTTKVGLAHVNSDYADLDVAIVKATNHVECPPKERHLRKILFATSAVRPRADVAYCIHALSRRLAKTRNWTVALKTLIVIHRLLREGDPTLREEILNFSQRGRILQLSNFKDDSSPIAWDCSAWVRTYALFLEERLECFRILKYDIEAERLPKPAQGQEKGYSKTRDLDSEELLEHLPALQQLLYRLVGCRPEGAAVSNYVIQYALALVLKESFKIYCAINDGIINLVDKFFEMPRHEAIKALEAYKRAGQQAASLSDFYEVCKGLELARNFQFPVLREPPQSFLTTMEEYIKEAPRVVTVPNEPMLQLTYRPEEFLAIEDTKVSEEHEPSEPIDNNVVVPNSEPAPPPPPPPPFNNNFETGDLLGLNDLEPNASSIEERNALALAIVPTETGTASAFNSSAAQTKDFDPTGWELALVSTPSTDISSVNERQLAGGLDSLTLNSLYDEGAYRAAQQPVYGTPAPNPFEVHDPFAISSSIAPSAAVQMAAMQQQANPFGPYQQFQAQPQQQQHMLMNPANPFADSGFGAFHATPVSHPQNNNPFGSTGLL, encoded by the exons ATGGGTACGCTTCAATCTTGGCGAAGAGCTTACGGGGCCATCAAAGACACCACCAAAGTTGGTCTCGCCCATGTCAATAGCGATTACGCG GATTTGGATGTTGCCATAGTCAAAGCCACTAACCACGTCGAGTGTCCACCCAAAGAGAGACACCTTAGAA AAATTCTGTTTGCAACTTCTGCTGTTCGACCACGGGCTGATGTGGCATATTGTATTCACGCACTTTCCCGACGCCTTGCCAAAACCCGAAATTGGACG GTGGCATTAAAAACACTGATAGTCATCCACAGGTTACTGAGGGAGGGTGATCCAACTCTTAGAGAGGAAATTCTGAATTTCTCACAAAGAGGACGGATTCTCCAACTTTCAAATTTTAAGGATGATTCTAGTCCTATCG CATGGGATTGTTCTGCCTGGGTACGTACCTATGCATTATTTTTGGAAGAAAGACTTGAATGCTTTCGGATTCTGAAATATGATATTGAAGCAGAGCGTCTACCCAAACCTGCCCAAGGGCAGGAGAAG GGATACAGCAAGACCAGGGATTTAGATAGTGAGGAGCTATTGGAGCATTTGCCTGCTTTGCAGCAGCTGCTATATCGACTTGTTGGCTGCCGG CCAGAAGGAGCAGCTGTTAGCAATTATGTGATACAATATGCTCTTGCTCTG GTACTGAAAGAGAGCTTTAAGATATATTGCGCTATTAACGATGGCATTATCAATCTTGTTGACAAG TTTTTTGAGATGCCAAGACATGAAGCTATTAAAGCCCTTGAAGCTTATAAACGTGCGGGTCAGCAG GCAGCAAGTCTTTCCGATTTCTATGAAGTTTGCAAAGGATTGGAACTTGCTAGGAATTTTCAGTTTCCTGTCTTAAGAGAG CCTCCGCAATCTTTTCTTACAACTATGGAGGAGTACATTAAGGAGGCACCCCGAGTGGTTACAGTTCCAAATGAACCTATG CTTCAGTTGACTTACAGACCAGAAGAATTTCTTGCAATTGAAGACACCAAAGTGTCCGAAGAGCATGAGCCATCAGAACCTATTGATAATAATGTTGTTGTCCCCAATTCTGAGCCTGcacctcctcctcctcctcctccccCATTCAACAACAATTTTGAGACTGGAGACTTACTG GGATTGAATGACCTGGAGCCTAATGCATCATCCATAGAGGAAAGAAATGCTCTGGCACTGGCCATAGTCCCCACTGAAACTG GCACTGCATCAGCTTTTAACTCTAGTGCTGCTCAAACAAAAGATTTCGACCCTACTGGATGGGAGCTTGCCCTTGTCAGCACTCCAAGTACTGATATTTCTTCAGTTAATGAGAGACAATTG GCTGGTGGATTGGACTCTCTCACTCTTAACAGCTTATATGATGAAGGAGCATACAGAGCCGCACAACAACCGGTTTATGGAACACCAGCCCCAAATCCATTCGAAGTGCATGATCCATTTGCTATATCAAGCAGCATTGCTCCCTCGGCCGCTGTCCAAATGGCAGCAATGCAACAGCAAGCAAATCCATTCGGTCCTTACCAACAGTTTCAGGCTCAGCCTCAGCAGCAGCAGCATATGTTGATGAACCCAGCAAATCCCTTTGCGGATTCAGGATTTGGGGCTTTTCATGCAACTCCCGTTTCTCACCCACAGAATAACAATCCATTTGGAAGCACAGGCTTGTTGTAA